From a single Streptomyces sp. 1331.2 genomic region:
- a CDS encoding TetR/AcrR family transcriptional regulator, with protein sequence MTGGSTDESGGRSRRERLRADTVEEIKHAALGLIAERGAANLRFTDIARSMGMTPPALYRYFADRDELLTALVADSYHGLSDALAATRGTVPPDDLDGRFVATCTGYRTWAQRNPERFALIFGSPVPGYAAPPDGPTVVAGRRAMEHMVELVADTAERGRLGSPLVPDAAEALMLAWATVHGFVTLEVHGHFHTLDQAARDRLFAVQAGVAARTAGLAPAVDQR encoded by the coding sequence ATGACGGGTGGGTCGACCGATGAGAGCGGGGGGCGGAGTCGCCGTGAGCGGCTGCGCGCCGACACCGTGGAGGAGATCAAGCACGCGGCCCTGGGCCTGATCGCCGAGCGCGGCGCCGCGAACCTCCGCTTCACCGACATCGCCCGCAGCATGGGGATGACCCCGCCCGCGCTGTACCGCTACTTCGCCGACCGGGACGAACTGCTCACCGCCCTGGTCGCCGACTCGTACCACGGCCTGTCGGACGCGTTGGCCGCGACCCGCGGGACCGTGCCGCCGGACGACCTGGACGGGCGCTTCGTGGCCACCTGCACCGGCTACCGCACCTGGGCGCAGCGGAATCCGGAGCGCTTCGCCCTCATCTTCGGCTCCCCCGTGCCCGGTTACGCGGCCCCACCGGACGGACCGACCGTGGTGGCCGGCCGGCGGGCGATGGAGCACATGGTCGAACTCGTCGCCGACACGGCCGAACGCGGCCGGCTCGGCAGCCCGCTGGTGCCGGACGCGGCGGAAGCCCTGATGCTGGCCTGGGCCACCGTGCACGGCTTCGTCACCCTTGAGGTGCACGGCCACTTCCACACGCTCGACCAGGCCGCGCGGGACCGCCTCTTCGCCGTGCAGGCGGGCGTTGCCGCGCGCACCGCGGGCCTGGCGCCGGCCGTGGACCAGCGGTGA
- a CDS encoding WD40 repeat domain-containing protein — MFEEVALNCAELNDRHVVTGGKSWRAGGSGPQGWESMSGRQALVVAVGSFAAAVEAGRELPVGMEPWGPLSFVYGLVPEVRQSIERLGYGVVERVDPDLRGLREGIQTALDDGYRIIHVMSHGDTGIDGDPTRVDVVPSCATTGRLGTNVSEWVSVAQVSGRHTLFLLDLCHSGRAARLPYLLQRAGRDTYAWVIAASDSSEAAYDGRFSEAVAQVFDELAQNRFDAHPAQRYVSFSVVARRIGELVAARSGLRQTVSATPLDATLSEPELPFFPNPRFVEDRVMAERRRIDPPIRAFLDELDPRDAGHFADKAGRRFTGRRSQLRLLVRWMAEPDTGRICVVTGGPGTGKSALLGALVCAAHPRLVGEAQHILDRLDPECRPSVDSGLVAVQARQRSLGDLISALAGQLHLPGPATGWTAAAFVEAVAALSEPPTVVVDAVDEAIDPGALTADLLLPLADSRRADGRHACRLVVGLRPWAQFAALRHLAEYAGVLVDLDTVDIGELRTDLTVYLADLLAEADDYSGTACAVVRARLARAVAGRLTDRGTGSSDWGAFLVAGVFGRYLAGTAPAKGPDDADRIGATVPTTLPEVLELDLRSRPDGPAVRALLAAFAHAKGDGMPAELAYGLAAAIHPASEPDGYPALLDGALFYLRISMDTDGTTLYRPFHQGLADYLCRQPFAASSAAGARHPGLPAVGLVLRTLVPDRRPGLSSGTGSWSTAVPYLLRHASQHAQDAAGLDGLLDDADFLVHADPETLAPALVQAEAGPSALTVAIYRASSGIHRRSDAVTRRQLLAVDAARYGAVDLLRRLNDPLPTWAWRPRWASGSQVSNALRETLPAPARALVTRVACTMLDGRPVAVSGGYRWLGFWDLKAGRLMGGLPAGHLDRVSGVAWSSVDGRPVAVTCGHDGTVRVWDATDQRELRCLFDSGAGELCALVCTELDGLPVAVTARTDGALRLWDLAASEPLGDPLVGHSGRVSALRVTVLDGLPVAVSGGDDGTVRLWDLGSRAQIGDPLGSVDGQVWAVDCVLLDGGPVAVTSGSEPVLRLWDLTTGRQLDDPITDLGDIVYAVVCTTLAGRPVAVTGGKDGAVRLWDLRGRRELASPLTGHSGLVWDADITCLDGQPAAVSVGWGDTIRVWDLSDHRRLGSPVAGHTEQVTSVACTVLSDVRVAVTGGYDGALFVWDLDGGRRLGEPIRQAAGASVSDLACTVVAGRPVVVAVDGGPDGAVRGWDLETRRGLGGPFAFDIARVVCTHVRGNPVAVTAGRDGAVRVWDLTTLEQTGDPLVGHIGDVWALDCAVDAGRPIVVTAGIDGTVRLWDLDSRRQVGDPLVGPVGEVSAKVYAVACAVLNGRPVAVTGEIGGTVRLWDLVTRRQVGGPLVGHTGRVYSATFAVVDGRPCAVTTADDGTVRLWEFGRLTSEVLSFPSEVHAVAASDDGELVVGSGAEVIVMDRGSASG, encoded by the coding sequence GTGTTCGAGGAAGTGGCGCTAAACTGCGCTGAATTGAATGATCGCCATGTCGTGACCGGCGGGAAGTCGTGGCGTGCGGGCGGGTCCGGGCCACAGGGGTGGGAATCGATGAGTGGACGGCAGGCTCTCGTCGTGGCGGTCGGGAGTTTCGCGGCGGCGGTCGAGGCCGGCCGTGAACTGCCGGTCGGGATGGAGCCGTGGGGGCCGCTGAGCTTCGTCTACGGCCTGGTGCCCGAGGTCAGGCAGTCGATCGAGCGGTTGGGGTACGGCGTCGTCGAGCGGGTGGACCCCGACCTGCGGGGCCTGCGCGAGGGGATTCAGACCGCTCTGGACGACGGGTACCGGATCATCCACGTCATGTCCCACGGCGACACCGGGATCGACGGCGACCCGACCAGGGTGGACGTGGTGCCGTCCTGTGCGACGACCGGCCGGCTCGGTACGAATGTCAGCGAGTGGGTCTCGGTCGCGCAGGTCTCCGGCCGGCACACGCTGTTCCTGCTGGATCTGTGCCATTCCGGCCGGGCCGCCCGGCTGCCGTACCTGCTCCAACGGGCCGGGCGTGACACCTACGCGTGGGTGATCGCGGCCTCGGACAGTTCGGAGGCGGCTTATGACGGTCGCTTCAGCGAAGCGGTCGCCCAGGTCTTCGACGAACTCGCGCAGAACCGGTTCGACGCCCATCCCGCCCAGCGCTACGTGTCGTTCTCCGTGGTCGCCCGCCGGATCGGCGAGCTGGTCGCGGCGAGGTCGGGATTGCGGCAGACGGTGTCGGCAACGCCGCTGGACGCGACCCTGAGCGAGCCCGAGCTTCCGTTCTTTCCCAATCCCCGGTTCGTCGAGGACCGGGTCATGGCGGAACGCCGGCGCATCGATCCGCCGATCCGCGCGTTCCTCGACGAACTGGACCCGCGCGATGCCGGACACTTCGCCGACAAGGCCGGCCGCCGGTTCACGGGTCGGCGCAGCCAGCTCCGCTTGCTCGTCCGGTGGATGGCGGAGCCGGACACCGGCAGGATCTGCGTGGTGACCGGTGGGCCGGGGACGGGGAAGTCCGCCCTTCTGGGCGCCCTGGTCTGCGCGGCTCATCCCCGCCTGGTCGGCGAGGCCCAGCACATCCTCGACCGCCTCGACCCCGAGTGCCGCCCGTCCGTGGACAGCGGCCTGGTTGCCGTCCAGGCGCGCCAGCGCAGCCTGGGCGACCTGATATCCGCTCTGGCCGGGCAGCTGCACCTGCCCGGGCCGGCCACCGGCTGGACCGCGGCCGCCTTCGTCGAGGCCGTGGCTGCTCTGTCGGAGCCTCCGACAGTGGTCGTGGACGCGGTCGACGAGGCGATCGATCCCGGCGCGCTGACCGCCGACCTGCTGCTGCCGCTGGCCGACAGCCGACGTGCCGACGGGCGCCACGCGTGCCGGCTCGTGGTCGGCCTGCGTCCGTGGGCGCAGTTCGCCGCCTTGCGCCACCTTGCCGAGTACGCAGGCGTCCTGGTGGACCTCGACACCGTGGACATCGGGGAGCTGCGCACCGATCTGACCGTCTACCTCGCCGATCTGCTCGCGGAGGCCGACGACTATTCCGGGACCGCCTGCGCTGTGGTGCGTGCGCGCCTGGCGCGGGCGGTGGCCGGCCGACTGACCGACCGCGGCACCGGGTCCTCCGACTGGGGCGCGTTCCTGGTGGCCGGCGTGTTCGGCCGCTACCTCGCGGGGACCGCTCCCGCGAAGGGGCCGGACGACGCCGACCGGATCGGCGCGACGGTGCCGACCACGTTGCCCGAGGTCCTCGAACTGGATCTGCGCTCCCGCCCAGACGGGCCGGCCGTTCGAGCGCTTCTCGCCGCGTTCGCCCATGCGAAGGGCGATGGAATGCCCGCCGAGCTCGCGTACGGGCTCGCGGCGGCCATCCACCCCGCCTCGGAGCCGGACGGCTATCCGGCCCTGCTCGACGGGGCGCTCTTCTACCTCCGCATCAGCATGGACACCGACGGCACCACGCTCTACCGCCCCTTCCACCAGGGGCTCGCGGACTACCTGTGCCGGCAGCCCTTCGCTGCGTCGAGCGCTGCGGGAGCACGGCACCCCGGCCTTCCCGCCGTCGGCCTCGTCCTGCGGACCCTGGTCCCGGACCGGCGTCCCGGCCTGTCGTCCGGCACCGGTTCCTGGAGCACTGCCGTTCCGTACCTCCTGCGGCACGCCAGTCAGCACGCACAGGATGCCGCAGGCCTCGACGGCCTGCTGGACGACGCGGACTTCCTCGTGCACGCCGACCCCGAGACCCTGGCCCCGGCTCTTGTCCAGGCCGAAGCCGGACCGAGTGCGCTGACGGTGGCGATCTACCGGGCGTCCTCGGGAATCCACCGCAGGTCCGACGCTGTGACGCGCCGTCAGCTCCTGGCCGTCGACGCGGCGCGCTACGGGGCGGTCGACCTGCTGCGGCGACTGAACGATCCGCTGCCGACGTGGGCCTGGCGGCCTCGTTGGGCGTCCGGCTCCCAGGTCAGCAATGCGCTGCGGGAGACCCTTCCGGCTCCGGCTCGGGCGCTCGTGACGCGTGTTGCGTGCACCATGCTGGACGGGCGGCCCGTTGCCGTCAGCGGCGGGTACCGGTGGCTGGGGTTCTGGGACCTCAAGGCCGGCCGGCTGATGGGAGGACTGCCGGCCGGTCACCTCGACCGGGTGTCCGGCGTGGCCTGGTCGAGCGTCGACGGCAGGCCGGTCGCCGTGACCTGTGGCCATGACGGTACGGTCCGTGTCTGGGACGCGACGGACCAGCGGGAACTGCGCTGCCTGTTCGACAGTGGGGCCGGAGAGCTGTGCGCGCTGGTGTGCACGGAGCTCGACGGCCTGCCGGTCGCGGTCACCGCCAGGACCGACGGAGCGCTCCGGCTGTGGGACCTGGCCGCGTCGGAGCCGCTGGGCGATCCGCTGGTCGGCCACAGCGGCCGCGTGTCCGCACTCCGTGTGACGGTGCTCGACGGCCTGCCGGTCGCGGTCTCGGGCGGTGACGACGGCACCGTCCGGCTGTGGGACCTCGGCAGCCGTGCACAGATCGGCGATCCGCTCGGCAGCGTGGACGGCCAGGTCTGGGCCGTGGACTGCGTCCTGCTCGACGGCGGGCCTGTTGCCGTCACCAGCGGGTCGGAACCTGTCCTCCGCCTCTGGGACCTGACCACCGGAAGGCAACTGGACGACCCGATCACCGACCTCGGCGACATCGTCTACGCCGTCGTGTGCACCACCTTGGCCGGCCGGCCCGTCGCCGTCACCGGCGGGAAGGACGGTGCGGTGCGCCTGTGGGACCTGCGTGGCCGACGCGAGCTCGCGAGCCCGCTGACCGGGCACAGCGGCCTGGTGTGGGATGCGGACATCACGTGCCTGGACGGGCAGCCCGCCGCCGTGTCAGTCGGTTGGGGCGACACCATTCGGGTCTGGGACCTGAGCGATCACCGCCGACTCGGAAGCCCGGTCGCGGGCCACACCGAACAGGTCACGAGCGTCGCGTGCACGGTGCTCTCCGATGTCCGCGTCGCCGTCACCGGAGGGTATGACGGCGCGCTGTTCGTCTGGGACCTGGACGGTGGGCGGCGACTCGGTGAGCCGATCCGCCAGGCGGCCGGCGCCTCGGTAAGTGACCTGGCCTGCACGGTCGTTGCCGGCCGTCCGGTCGTCGTGGCGGTCGACGGCGGGCCGGACGGAGCCGTGCGCGGGTGGGACCTGGAGACCCGGAGGGGACTGGGCGGCCCGTTCGCCTTCGACATCGCCCGGGTGGTGTGCACCCACGTCCGGGGAAATCCCGTGGCGGTCACCGCGGGGAGGGACGGCGCCGTCCGGGTCTGGGACCTGACCACCCTGGAGCAGACCGGAGATCCTCTGGTCGGCCACATCGGGGACGTGTGGGCCCTGGACTGCGCGGTCGACGCCGGCCGACCGATCGTCGTCACCGCAGGGATCGACGGAACGGTGCGCCTGTGGGACCTGGACTCCCGGAGGCAGGTCGGCGATCCGCTGGTCGGCCCGGTCGGGGAGGTGTCGGCAAAGGTCTATGCGGTGGCATGTGCTGTGCTGAACGGGCGGCCGGTCGCCGTCACGGGGGAGATCGGCGGCACCGTTCGCCTCTGGGACCTCGTCACCCGCAGACAGGTGGGCGGCCCGCTCGTCGGTCACACGGGTCGGGTGTACTCCGCGACGTTCGCGGTGGTGGACGGCCGGCCGTGCGCCGTCACGACCGCGGACGACGGCACCGTCCGGCTCTGGGAATTCGGGCGGTTGACGTCGGAGGTCCTGTCGTTCCCCTCCGAGGTTCATGCCGTGGCCGCCTCGGACGACGGCGAGCTGGTGGTCGGGAGCGGGGCCGAGGTCATCGTGATGGACCGGGGGAGTGCGAGCGGATGA